One Sodalinema gerasimenkoae IPPAS B-353 DNA segment encodes these proteins:
- a CDS encoding histone deacetylase family protein has product MFPIFYAEAFLDHRTGAYHPERPDRLRAIVQALKSQSWADHLHWQLPSDRPELLDIITQIHPRDYVESIKRIASRGGGRIDMDTSVSPSSYDVALLAVSAWLDAVDLVVHQGQPSFVLARPPGHHAERDRGMGFCIFSNAAIAAYYALKQFAIDRVAVLDWDVHHGNGTQAILETHPQLAYCSLHESPNYPGTGSANETGYYQNVLNIPLPPNTTSDTYRHVFRDNVIPFLRDFRPDLLIISAGYDGTKADSISQMLLQPEDYRQLSQWCSEITPHLMFGLEGGYELESLSQSVVKTIEPFIAVNC; this is encoded by the coding sequence ATGTTTCCTATTTTCTATGCCGAGGCCTTCCTCGATCATCGCACGGGAGCCTATCATCCAGAACGTCCGGATCGCCTCCGGGCCATCGTTCAAGCCTTAAAATCTCAATCCTGGGCCGATCATCTCCATTGGCAACTGCCGAGCGATCGCCCGGAATTGCTCGATATCATCACGCAAATTCATCCCCGTGACTATGTTGAGTCCATCAAACGGATTGCCAGTCGTGGCGGCGGACGCATCGATATGGATACGTCCGTCTCGCCGAGTTCCTATGATGTGGCACTTTTGGCCGTCAGTGCTTGGTTAGATGCTGTTGATTTAGTGGTTCATCAGGGACAACCGAGTTTTGTCCTCGCTCGTCCGCCGGGACATCATGCCGAACGCGATCGCGGCATGGGATTTTGTATTTTTTCCAACGCGGCGATCGCCGCCTATTATGCCCTCAAACAATTTGCAATTGACCGAGTGGCCGTCTTAGATTGGGACGTACATCATGGCAATGGCACTCAAGCCATTCTAGAAACCCATCCTCAACTGGCCTATTGTTCTCTCCATGAATCCCCCAACTACCCCGGAACCGGCTCAGCCAATGAAACTGGCTATTATCAAAATGTTTTAAATATCCCCCTTCCCCCCAACACCACCTCAGACACCTATCGTCACGTTTTTCGGGATAACGTTATTCCCTTTCTCCGTGATTTTCGCCCCGACTTGTTAATTATCAGTGCGGGCTATGACGGTACAAAAGCCGACTCAATTTCACAGATGTTATTGCAACCCGAGGATTATCGTCAACTCAGCCAATGGTGTTCAGAGATTACCCCTCATCTCATGTTTGGTTTGGAAGGAGGCTATGAGTTAGAAAGTCTAAGTCAATCTGTGGTTAAAACAATTGAACCCTTTATCGC